Within Actinosynnema pretiosum, the genomic segment TCGTGGGAGATGACGACGGCGTCGATCCGGCCGAGCTCGTCCAGCTCGTGCGGGACGGCGTGCAGGCGGCGCGGGCCGACGACCTGGGACGGGGAGCAGCGGTCGCTCCAGATCGGGTCGATCAGGACGCGCGCGCCGTCGATCTCGACGAGCGAGGACGCGTGGCCGTACCAGGTGATGTGGAGGCCGTCGGCGGGCGCGTCGCGCCTCGGCGCCACCAGCGGCACGGGACCCGCTGGCTTGCGCTTGGTCTTGTCGCCGAACGCGAAGTCGCGGAGCGTCTCGGTGGCGCCGTCGGGCGGCATGGTGCTGGTGGTGGCGCGGTTGTGGAACTTGCCGTCGCGCCACTGGGGAGACCGGCGGACGCGCTCGTCCGGCCTGCCCCCCATGGCGGCGGGAACGTCGCGCGCGGCCCAGGCCAGCGCCCCGGCGGCTGCCGCGAACAGGAGTCCGGTCACCTTCTTCATGGCCGGTCCAACGGCGGGTCCGGGCGGAGAGTTCCCCGTTTTCGCGGGGGTGGGCGGGAGGTCACACGGGGACGTGGCCGGTGCCGGGGACCCACGCCTGCCAGTGGACGCAGGTGGGGCGCAGGCCGGTGGACATGAACTCCAGGACGGCGGACTCGACGGCGGCGACGGGGATCTCGGAGTGGGGCGGGAAGGGGGTGTCGGCGGCGAAGAAGTAGTAGACGACCTCGTCGGGGTTGCTGCCTTCGGGGGCGTGGGAGTGGAAGCCGTAGGAGGTGTCGTCGTCACCGGAGTGGTGCAGCACGCCCTTGTCGCCGTCGAGGCCCGCGTTCAGCTCGGGCCCCCAGTCGTCGCCTGCCAGGTAGAAGGTGGCCAGGTCGACGCTGCCCGCCGGGGAGGCGTCCCGCCACGCGGCGAACCAGGCCCGGACCTCGTCCGGGGTGTGCAGGAACAGCGGTTCCTTGCCGTGGTCGGGGCGGGTGTAGATCTTCAGGGCGTGGGGCACGGCAACTGCTCTCCTCCGTGGTAGGTCCTGCGGAAACCACTCGCTCCGAAAACGCTCAGCGCGCTGCCTGCGGGCAGGAGGACCGGCACCATCCGATCGCAGCTGAACATACCGTCGTCACAGGGGACGTGGTTGATGACGAGCGTCGCGCTCGTGATTCCGTTGGCCCTCATGTGCGCGGCGACCTTCATCTCGACGTCGGTCGCGCGCAGCGGGAAGCCGCGCGTCATCCCGAGCTCGCGAATCGTGCGGAGCACCAGTGCGAACCCCTCGTCCTTGCCGCTGATCGCCGAACGGGTCTTCCCGTCCGGCCCGAACCACCGCCCGTGGGTCTTCTGCCCCGCACCGGGCGTCACGGGCGGCGGCAGCTCGCGGCGCAATTCCTCGATCCGGTCCGGCGGCTCGGCCGGCTCGTCACCCGCACGGTCACTCCCTCCCCCGACCAGGTCGGCGACCACGTCGAGCACCAGCCCGACGCCGTCGGAGAGGGCGAGGGAGACCTCGTCGATCCCGCGCTCCACCTCGACCAGGCAGGCCAGCAACCCGGCCCACTCCGGGTCGTTCGACCCCGCCGAGACCCGTTCCCACCACTCCCGTGCCCACCGCACCCCGTCAACCGCCGACAGCAGCGCCACCCGGCACTCCGCAGCCCGCTCGCACACCGACTCCAACTCGTCGGCGACCGCCCCCAGCGACCCCATCGCACCTCCCCCACCAGGCACGATCCCAGTGCTGCGGCTTTGGGCCAACAACCTTCACCCGAAGCCGCGAACAGTCCGGAATCACCCGGCGGTCAGCAGGCGCCCATCACCGCCGTGCCGTCCCAGATGAGCCAGACGTCCTCGTGGAACTCGTCGCCGTCGCCCCGCTCCCTGCCCGACTCAGCCGCGTACAAGCCGAACGTGCAGCCGTGCGCGAGCAGCCGGGACACCGCCCAGGTCTTGAGGTCGGGTTCGGGGTCCTGCTCCGCGCGTTCGACCACGCGCCACTCCGGGCCGCCGTTCGAGGACTTGCGGACTTCCGAGAGTTGGACGACCGACCCCATGTTCATCACTCTCCGATGTTGTTCGTACACTTTCCGAACACGTGGACAATAACCTGTGCACACAAGTTGTGCGGGTCTCCCATTCGAGTGATTCCGGAGGACGCCGTGACCAACCCGCATCGCAGTGCCGCGCGCATCCAGGTGGCCACGACGTTGCGCAGGTTGCGCGAGGACAGGGGGTTGTTGCGGGAACGGGCCGCCGCCGTGCTCGTGTGCACCACCACGAAGATCGGGAACATCGAGACCGCCGCCAGCGGGGTCAAGCAGGCCGAGCTGGAGAAGCTGCTCGACCTCTACGAAGCCGACGACGCCACCCGCGAGGACCTCCTCGGGCTCAACAGCGAGGCCAACCGGCGTCGGCCCAAGAGCAAGTTGGGCGGGCAGATCTCGCCCTGGCTCCGGCGCATCCTGGACGTCGAGGCGATCGCCACCGAGGTCGTCTACTCGTCGTTCGAGCTCGTCCCCGCCGTCCTCCAGACCGAGGACTACGCCCGAACGCTGATCAGCGGTGCCGGGTTCGCGGGGGAGGTGCTGGAGAAGAACCTCCACCTGCGGATGGGGCGCAAGGCCCTGCTGACCGACCGGGAACCACCGCTGCGGCTGTGGGCCGTGCTCGCGGAACCGGCCTTGCGCGCGAACATCGGCGGACCGGACGTGATGCGCGGGCAGTTGTCGCACATCCTCGAGGTGACCGCGCTGGAGCACGTCAACGTCCAGGTCATGCCGCAGGGAGCGGGCGCGCACCCGCTGACCGGGACCACACTGAGCCTGTTCCGCCTGCCGGATAAGCTCCCCTCGCTGGTCAGCGTCGACACGCCGTACGGCGACCACTTCGTCGACCGGCCCGAGCAGGTGGACAGGACGAATCGCTGGTTCGAGTACACCCGCGCGAAGGCGATGGGCGTGGAGGAGAGCCGCGAGCTGATGGCCAGGATCTTGGAGGACACCGCATGACGCTCAAGGTGAACCAGTGGACCAAGTTCAGCGGCGGGGGTTCCAACTGCGTCGAGGTCATGCGCACCCCCGACGAGGTCCTGGTCCGCAACTCCCACCGACCCGACGAGGCCCCGCAGCGGTTCACGTTCGCCGAGTGGGAGTTCTTCACCGCGGGCGCGAAGCAGGGCGTGTTCGACCTCTGAAACCGGAAGGGCGGGCGCCCCGGCAAGGGGACGCCCGCCCGGAGGATCCCGGAATCGGCTACTCCAGCACCACCAGCAGGTCCCCGCCTTCGACCTGCTGCACGTTCCCCACCGCCAACCGCGCCACCCGCCCGGCCTTCGGCGCGGTGATCGCGGCCTCCATCTTCATCGCCTCGATCGTCGCCAGGGTCTGCCCCGCGTCGACCTCGTCGCCCTCCGCGACCGACGGCTGGACCACGCCCGAGAACGGGGCCGCCACGTGGTTCGGGTTGGCGCGGTCCGCCTTCTCCGCCGCCGGGACCTCCGCGGCGATCGAGCGGTCCCGCACCTGGATCGGGCGGAGCTGGCCGTTGAGGACCGCCATCACGGTGCGGACCCCGCGCTCGTCCGCCTCGCCGATCGCCTCGAGGCGGATCAGCAGGCGCACGCCCGGCTCCAGGTCCACCGGGTACTCCTCGCCCGGCCGCAGGCCGTAGAAGAAGTCCTTGCTGCTCAGCACGCTCGTGTCGCCGTACGCGTCCCGGTGCGCCAGGTACTCCTTGGTGGGCGCCGGGAACAGCAACCGGTTCAGGGTCGCGCGGGGCTTCTCGGCCAGGCCCTTGCGGTCCTCCTCGGTCAGCTCCGCGACCGCCTTCGGGGCCGCCCTGCCCTTCAGCGCCTTGCTGCGGAACGGCTCCGGCCAGCCGCCGGGCGGGTCGCCCAGCTCGCCGTGCAGGAAGCCGACGACCGAACCCGGCACGTCGAACCTGCCCGGATCGGCCTCGAACTCGGCCGGGCTCACGCCGGCGCCGACCAGGTGCAGCGCCAGGTCGCCGACCACCTTGGACGACGGCGTCACCTTCACCAGCCTGCCGAGCATCCGGTCGGCGGCGGCGTACATCGCCTCGATCTCCTCGAACTTCTGGCCGAGGCCGAGCGCCACCGCCTGGGTGCGCAGGTTCGACAGCTGGCCGCCGGGGATCTCGTGGCTGTACACCCGCCCCGTCGGGCCGGGGATGCCGGACTCGAACGGCGCGTACACCTTCCGCACCGACTCCCAGTACGGCTCCAGGTCGCACACCGCCGCCAGGTCCAGGCCGGTCGCGTGCGGGGTGTGGTCGGTCGCCGCCACGATCGCCGACAGCGGCGGCTGCGAGGTGGTGCCCGCCATCGACGCCGCCGCGCCGTCCACCGCGTCCACGCCGGACTGGATCGCCGCCAGGTACGTGGCCAGCTGGCCGCCTGCGGTGTCGTGGGTGTGCAGGTGCACCGGCAGGTCGAACTCGCTGCGCAGCGCGGTGATGAGCTTCGCGGCGGCGGGCGGGCGGAGCAGCCCGGCCATGTCCTTCACCGCGAGCACGTGCGCGCCCGCCGACACGATCTGCTCGGCCAGCCGCAGGTAGTAGTCGAGCGTGTAGAGCCGCTCGTCCGGGTTGGACAGGTCGGAGGTGTAGCAGAGCGCGACCTCGGCGACGGCCGTGCCGGTGGCGCGCACCGCCTCGATCGCGGGCCGCATCTGCTCGACGTCGTTCAGCGCGTCGAAGATGCGGAAGATGTCGATGCCGGTCGCGGTGGCCTCCTCGACGAAGGCGCTGGTCACCGCCTCGGGGTACGGCGTGTACCCGACTGTGTTGCGCCCGCGCAGCAGCATCTGCAGCGCGATGTTCGGCACCGCCTCGCGCAGCGCGGCCAGCCGCTCCCACGGGTCCTCGGCGAGGAACCGCAGCGCCACGTCGTAGGTCGCCCCGCCCCACGCCTCCAGCGACAGCAGCTCGGGCGTGAGCCGCGCGACGTGCGGCGCGACGGCCAGCAGGTCCTTGGTGCGCACGCGCGTGGCCAGCAGCGACTGGTGCGCGTCGCGGAACGTGGTGTCGGTGACGCCGACGCGCTCGCTGGAGCGCAGCCACCGCGCGAACCCCTCCGGGCCGAGCTGGTCCAGGCGCTGCTTGCTGCCGGGAGCCGGGTCGGCGGACAGGTCGACGGGCGGCAGCTTCAGCCTGGGGTCCACGGCGGACGGCCGGGCGCCGTTCGGCCGGTTCACCGTCACGTCGGCCAGGTACGTCAGCAGGCGCGTCCCCCGGTCCGCGGAGGAGCGCGCGGTCAGCAGGTGCGGGCGCTTCTCGATGAACGAGGTGGTGACGCGGCCCTCGTAGAAGTCCGGGTCGTCCAGCACCGCCTGCAGGAACGGGATGTTCGTGGACACGCCCCGGATGCGGAACTCGGCGACCGCGCGCCGGGCGCGGGCGACGGCGGCGGAGAACGTGCGGCCCCGGCAGGTCAGCTTGACCAGCATCGAGTCGAAGTGGGCGCTGATCGCGGTGCCGACGCCGGTGGTGCCGCCGTCCAGGCGCACGCCGGAGCCGCCGGGCGAGCGGTAGGCGCTGATCATGCCGGTGTCCGGGCGGAACCCGTTGGCGGGGTCCTCGGTGGTGATGCGGCACTGGAGCGCGGCGCCGCGCAGCTGCACGGTGTCCTGGCTCAGGCCCAGGTCCGCGAGGGTCTCGCCGGAGGCGATGCGCATCTGGGACTGCACGAGGTCGACGTCGGTGACCTCCTCGGTGACCGTGTGCTCGACCTGGATGCGCGGGTTCATCTCGATGAACACGTAGTTCCCGCGCGGGTCGAGCAGGAACTCGACGGTGCCCGCGTTGCGGTACCCGATGTGCCGCGCGAACCTGACCGCGTCGCCGCAGATCCGCTCGCGCAGCTCCGGCGGGAGGTTCGGGGCGGGCGCGATCTCGATGACCTTCTGGTGGCGGCGCTGCACCGAGCAGTCGCGCTCGAACAGGTGGATCACGCCGCCCTGCCCGTCCGCGAGGATCTGCACCTCGATGTGCCGGGGCTCGACCACGGCCTGCTCCAGGAACACCGTCGGGTCCCCGAAGGCGGACTCGGCCTCGCGGGACGCGGCCTCGATCGCCTCGCGCAGCGCGGCCGGGTCCTCGACGCGCCGCATCCCGCGCCCGCCGCCGCCCGCGACGGCCTTGACGAACACCGGGAAGCCGATGTCGTCGGCCGCCGCGAGCAGCGCGTCGACGTCGCTGGACGGGTCGCTGGACTTGAGCACGGGCAGCCCGGCGGCGCGGGCGGCGGCGATGGCGCTGGCCTTGTTGCCGGTCAGCTCCAGCACCTCGGTGGGGGGACCCACGAACGTGATCCCCGCGTCGGCGCAGGCCTTGGCCAGTCCGGGGTTCTCGGAGAGGAAGCCGTAACCGGGGTACACGGCGTCGGCGCCCGCCTTGCGCGCGGCCTTGATGACCTCGTCGACGGACAGGTACGCCCGCACGGGGTGGCCGGGCTCGCCGATCTCGTAGGACTCGTCCGCCTTCAGCCGGTGCAGGGAGTTGCGGTCCTCGTGGGGGAAGACCGCGACCGTGCCCGCGCCCAGCTCGTAAGCGGCGCGGAACGCCCGGATGGCGATCTCGCCGCGGTTGGCGACAAGTACCTTGCGGAACATTCTGCGTTCCTCCCGGTCACTCGATGGCAATCAAGGCACGCTACCGTGCGCGTCCCGCCAATCGGGAGATCCATCTCACGTGACGGACATCATTCCCACATGTCTCGACACGAGCCCGACCTGCGGTGATCCTCCCCCCTGCGAGGGACCCCCGCACCCGCTGTCCGGACGCGCGGTGATCGCCTTATAACGCTCGATCACGAAAAGATCACGTGCCGTTAGCTACATCGGGTGACAACTAGGGGGTCCGTCTCGGTAGTGTGGGAATTATGGCCGGGGCTGAAGGGACTGGGCAGCCTGCTGCCCGCACGCATTTCGACGTCGTCCTGCGCGGGTACAACCAGCGTCAGGTGAACGAGCGCGTCACGCGCTTGGAGTTCGACCTCAAGAACGCGGCGCGCGCGCACGACGCCGCGAACGCCCAGGTGGCGGAGCTGACGAAGCTCCTCACAGGCACCCGCGCCGAGCTGGACAAGGTCAAGGGCCAGTTGGCCAGCCTCGCCAACAGCCCGCTGAACGCCTCGAACGTCACCGAGCGCGTGCGGGTCATGATGACCTTGGCCGAGGAGGAGATCGCCGACATACGCCAGGCCGCGCTGACCGAGGCCAACGCGACCAGGGAGGACGCCTCCAGGGCCGCCGCCGAGGGGCAGGCCGCGCACCAGCGCGCGATGGCCGAGCTGGAGGCGCGCGGCAGGCAGCTGGAGGCCGCGCACATCCAGCGGACCACCGAGCTGGAGCGGCAGCACGAGGAGCGCAGGGCGGAGCTGGAGCGCGCGCACGAGGAGATGCGGCTCAAGCTGACCGCCGAGCACACCGGGCTGATGGCGGAGGCGCGCACGGAGCGCGAGCGGTCGGTCGCCGAGTTCGAGGCGAAGAACGCCGACCTGGAGCAGCGGCGGACCGAGCTGGAGCAGAAGTACAAGGTCTACCACGACGACCTCGACAAGGAGTACGACGAGCTGAAGACCGCGCTCCGCAAGGAGCACGAGCGGCACGTCGTCGAGGCGAAGGCGGAGGCGGCGAAGCTGCTGGCGTCGGCCAACGACGAGGCGGCGCGGTTGGTCGGCGGGGCCACCGAGGAGGCCGCGCGGCTCAAGGCCGAGTCGGACGCGCAGATCGCCGAGCTGGAGTCCGAGGCGCTCGGGAAGGCCGAGAAGACGGTCGCGGACGCGAACGCGCTCGCGGAGAAGACCGTGACCGAGGCCAACGAGCTGGCCGGGAAGACCGTGGCCGACGCGAACGCGCTGGCCGAGAAGACCGTGACCGAGGCGACGGCGCTCGCCGAGAAGACCGTCGCGGACGCCAACGCGCTGGCCGAGCAGACGACCACCGAGGCCGTCGAGGCGGCGGAGAAGCTGACGGCCGAGACGAACGCGGCGGCCGAGCGGACCGTGGCCGAGGCCAACGCGCTCGCGGAGAGGACCACGTCCGAGGCGACGGCGCTGGCCGAGAAGACGGTGGTCGAGGCCAACGCCGCCGCCGAGAAGGCGGTCGCCGAGGCCGAGGCCAAGGCCAAGCAGGTGCGGGACGACGCCGACTCGCACGCCACGCGGCGGATCGGCGAGGCGGACCGGAAGCTCGGTGAGCTCCGGGTGATGCACAAGTCGCTCAGCGAGCAGTTCACGGCGGCGCAGAAGGCCGTGCAGCAGGCGGTGTCGAGCCTGCCCCGGCTGGCGGAGGACCCGGAGGAGCCGCCCACCCGGCAG encodes:
- a CDS encoding Imm1 family immunity protein, coding for MPHALKIYTRPDHGKEPLFLHTPDEVRAWFAAWRDASPAGSVDLATFYLAGDDWGPELNAGLDGDKGVLHHSGDDDTSYGFHSHAPEGSNPDEVVYYFFAADTPFPPHSEIPVAAVESAVLEFMSTGLRPTCVHWQAWVPGTGHVPV
- a CDS encoding DddA-like double-stranded DNA deaminase toxin: MGSLGAVADELESVCERAAECRVALLSAVDGVRWAREWWERVSAGSNDPEWAGLLACLVEVERGIDEVSLALSDGVGLVLDVVADLVGGGSDRAGDEPAEPPDRIEELRRELPPPVTPGAGQKTHGRWFGPDGKTRSAISGKDEGFALVLRTIRELGMTRGFPLRATDVEMKVAAHMRANGITSATLVINHVPCDDGMFSCDRMVPVLLPAGSALSVFGASGFRRTYHGGEQLPCPTP
- a CDS encoding helix-turn-helix domain-containing protein; protein product: MTNPHRSAARIQVATTLRRLREDRGLLRERAAAVLVCTTTKIGNIETAASGVKQAELEKLLDLYEADDATREDLLGLNSEANRRRPKSKLGGQISPWLRRILDVEAIATEVVYSSFELVPAVLQTEDYARTLISGAGFAGEVLEKNLHLRMGRKALLTDREPPLRLWAVLAEPALRANIGGPDVMRGQLSHILEVTALEHVNVQVMPQGAGAHPLTGTTLSLFRLPDKLPSLVSVDTPYGDHFVDRPEQVDRTNRWFEYTRAKAMGVEESRELMARILEDTA
- a CDS encoding DUF397 domain-containing protein; the protein is MTLKVNQWTKFSGGGSNCVEVMRTPDEVLVRNSHRPDEAPQRFTFAEWEFFTAGAKQGVFDL
- a CDS encoding pyruvate carboxylase — its product is MFRKVLVANRGEIAIRAFRAAYELGAGTVAVFPHEDRNSLHRLKADESYEIGEPGHPVRAYLSVDEVIKAARKAGADAVYPGYGFLSENPGLAKACADAGITFVGPPTEVLELTGNKASAIAAARAAGLPVLKSSDPSSDVDALLAAADDIGFPVFVKAVAGGGGRGMRRVEDPAALREAIEAASREAESAFGDPTVFLEQAVVEPRHIEVQILADGQGGVIHLFERDCSVQRRHQKVIEIAPAPNLPPELRERICGDAVRFARHIGYRNAGTVEFLLDPRGNYVFIEMNPRIQVEHTVTEEVTDVDLVQSQMRIASGETLADLGLSQDTVQLRGAALQCRITTEDPANGFRPDTGMISAYRSPGGSGVRLDGGTTGVGTAISAHFDSMLVKLTCRGRTFSAAVARARRAVAEFRIRGVSTNIPFLQAVLDDPDFYEGRVTTSFIEKRPHLLTARSSADRGTRLLTYLADVTVNRPNGARPSAVDPRLKLPPVDLSADPAPGSKQRLDQLGPEGFARWLRSSERVGVTDTTFRDAHQSLLATRVRTKDLLAVAPHVARLTPELLSLEAWGGATYDVALRFLAEDPWERLAALREAVPNIALQMLLRGRNTVGYTPYPEAVTSAFVEEATATGIDIFRIFDALNDVEQMRPAIEAVRATGTAVAEVALCYTSDLSNPDERLYTLDYYLRLAEQIVSAGAHVLAVKDMAGLLRPPAAAKLITALRSEFDLPVHLHTHDTAGGQLATYLAAIQSGVDAVDGAAASMAGTTSQPPLSAIVAATDHTPHATGLDLAAVCDLEPYWESVRKVYAPFESGIPGPTGRVYSHEIPGGQLSNLRTQAVALGLGQKFEEIEAMYAAADRMLGRLVKVTPSSKVVGDLALHLVGAGVSPAEFEADPGRFDVPGSVVGFLHGELGDPPGGWPEPFRSKALKGRAAPKAVAELTEEDRKGLAEKPRATLNRLLFPAPTKEYLAHRDAYGDTSVLSSKDFFYGLRPGEEYPVDLEPGVRLLIRLEAIGEADERGVRTVMAVLNGQLRPIQVRDRSIAAEVPAAEKADRANPNHVAAPFSGVVQPSVAEGDEVDAGQTLATIEAMKMEAAITAPKAGRVARLAVGNVQQVEGGDLLVVLE
- a CDS encoding coiled-coil domain-containing protein: MAGAEGTGQPAARTHFDVVLRGYNQRQVNERVTRLEFDLKNAARAHDAANAQVAELTKLLTGTRAELDKVKGQLASLANSPLNASNVTERVRVMMTLAEEEIADIRQAALTEANATREDASRAAAEGQAAHQRAMAELEARGRQLEAAHIQRTTELERQHEERRAELERAHEEMRLKLTAEHTGLMAEARTERERSVAEFEAKNADLEQRRTELEQKYKVYHDDLDKEYDELKTALRKEHERHVVEAKAEAAKLLASANDEAARLVGGATEEAARLKAESDAQIAELESEALGKAEKTVADANALAEKTVTEANELAGKTVADANALAEKTVTEATALAEKTVADANALAEQTTTEAVEAAEKLTAETNAAAERTVAEANALAERTTSEATALAEKTVVEANAAAEKAVAEAEAKAKQVRDDADSHATRRIGEADRKLGELRVMHKSLSEQFTAAQKAVQQAVSSLPRLAEDPEEPPTRQIPKSQLPAT